One Gossypium hirsutum isolate 1008001.06 chromosome A11, Gossypium_hirsutum_v2.1, whole genome shotgun sequence genomic window carries:
- the LOC107923091 gene encoding auxin response factor 23, with amino-acid sequence MDGERNGLKAKVPFHPRRRINVYGLPLLPPNNQGEKDDLHVQLWHACAGPSVYVPHAGEKVLYFPQAHIEQVDACMNQDGIMEMPIYNLPSKILCRVMHVQLKVEPGTDEVFAQITLIPEAEQDEESLEHRNYQPLPQKAYPVFFSKKLTPSDTSTHGGFSIPKRHVDDGWIPPLDMSQQTPQQELVAIDLHGFEWRFRHIYRGQPKRHLLTSGWSTFLTSKKLLAGDECIFLRGEKGELRLGIRRATTVLKYTSTSVISGHSMRHGILASAFHAFSTRSMFNVNYRPWSTSSEFIISLDRYMKSAQIDYCIGTRFRMRLEGEECAEQRPSGTIISIEDVDHTRWPNSEWRCLKVKWDLTAGENFHPERVCPWNIEPTEFSIKKRPSILRNQKKARTDDVSSPGFSTLLMDGMWSGSIKYESQSSSGVLQGQEDSDTDGNQPDALRQPLPHCLPLNHSWDSMQQPIQNQREIGAAPFSGGQVESLGLHNSWSTTFSSSNGVHEDAIASRKISVPNVNSQEWSISEPRNENETSWCEPKEGHACMLFGVNLVTGPLEPPSPQLVTSSELESHCSIPPTSQSTVSKPYKGTSSKQCDNCCSASNWSCTKVLKHGTALGRSVDITRFDGYKDLISELDRMFDFNGRLIDGSSGWHVTFTDDIGEMRMIGDHYPWQKFQNEVRRMLINPKEEIGRVNQSSLLAPYDEVF; translated from the exons ATGGACGGTGAACGGAATGGTTTGAAGGCTAAGGTCCCATTTCACCCCAGAAGACGTATCAACGTCTATGGCTTGCCGTTGCTTCCTCCGAACAATCAag GAGAAAAAGATGATCTACATGTTCAACTATGGCATGCATGCGCTGGTCCTTCAGTTTATGTGCCACACGCTGGGGAAAAGGTTCTGTATTTCCCTCAAGCTCACATAGAACAG GTGGATGCATGTATGAATCAAGATGGGATAATGGAAATGCCTATCTACAATTTGCCTTCTAAGATCCTTTGCAGGGTGATGCATGTTCAGCTTAAG GTTGAACCTGGCACAGATGAGGTCTTTGCACAAATAACACTGATTCCAGAAGCAGAG CAAGATGAGGAAAGTTTGGAGCATAGAAATTATCAACCTTTACCCCAGAAAGCTTATCCAGTGTTCTTTAGTAAGAAACTCACTCCATCAGATACAAGCACACATGGCGGATTCTCTATCCCAAAGCGACATGTTGATGATGGGTGGATCCCACCCCTG GACATGTCTCAGCAAACCCCACAACAGGAATTGGTCGCAATAGACTTGCACGGTTTTGAGTGGCGCTTTCGACATATTTATCGAG GTCAGCCAAAAAGGCACTTGCTTACAAGCGGCTGGAGTACATTTCTGACTTCAAAGAAGCTTCTTGCTGGGGATGAATGTATCTTTCTTAG AGGGGAAAAAGGAGAGCTCCGTCTTGGAATTCGGCGAGCAACGACTGTTCTGAAATATACATCAACATCCGTCATATCTGGTCATAGCATGCGTCATGGCATACTAGCAAGTGCTTTTCATGCCTTCTCTACCAGAAGCATGTTTAATGTCAACTACCGTCCTTG GTCTACTTCTTCTGAATTTATCATCTCATTAGATCGGTATATGAAGTCGGCTCAAATTGACTATTGCATCGGGACAAGATTTAGAATGCGATTAGAAGGCGAAGAATGTGCGGAACAAAG ACCTTCTGGCACTATCATAAGCATTGAAGATGTGGATCATACTAGGTGGCCTAATTCTGAATGGAGATGTCTGAAG GTGAAATGGGATCTCACAGCAGGTGAAAATTTTCATCCTGAAAGAGTTTGTCCTTGGAACATTGAACCAACGGAATTTAGTATCAAGAAGAGACCCTCCATTCTACGTAACCAAAAGAAGGCTCGTACTGATGATGTATCATCCCCTGGGTTTTCTACCCTGCTAATGGATG GCATGTGGAGTGGTTCCATTAAATACGAATCTCAAAGTAGCTCAGGGGTCTTGCAAGGTCAAGAAGATAGTGACACAGATGGTAATCAACCCGATGCACTAAGACAACCATTACCACATTGCCTCCCACTAAATCACAGTTGGGATTCAATGCAACAGCCAATACAGAATCAACGAGAGATTGGCGCAGCACCCTTTTCTGGTGGACAAGTAGAAAGTTTGGGTCTTCATAATAGTTGGTCCACAACATTCTCCTCCTCAAATGGAGTACATGAAGATGCTATTGCTAGCAGAAAAATTTCAGTTCCAAATGTTAATTCTCAGGAATGGAGTATTTCAGAACCAAGGAATGAAAATGAAACATCATGGTGCGAACCAAAGGAGGGACATGCATGCATGCTTTTTGGAGTAAATTTAGTTACCGGTCCACTGGAGCCCCCTTCACCCCAACTTGTCACTTCTAGCGAGCTTGAAAGTCATTGTTCTATTCCTCCAACTTCTCAGTCAACTGTTTCGAAACCTTATAAGGGTACATCTAGCAAGCAGTGTGACAACTGCTGTTCTGCTAGCAATTGGAGTTGCACCAAG GTACTCAAGCATGGGACTGCTCTTGGAAGATCAGTTGATATCACTAGATTTGACGGATATAAAGACCTCATCTCTGAGCTTGATCGCATGTTTGATTTTAATGGACGATTGATTGATGGAAGCAGCGGCTGGCATGTAACCTTTACTGATGATATAGGGGAGATGAGGATGATTGGAGATCATTACCCATGGCA GAAATTTCAGAATGAGGTCCGAAGGATGCTGATCAACCCGAAGGAAGAAATTGGAAGGGTGAATCAGAGCTCACTACTGGCGCCTTATGATGAAGTGTTTTAA